A single region of the Salvia miltiorrhiza cultivar Shanhuang (shh) chromosome 8, IMPLAD_Smil_shh, whole genome shotgun sequence genome encodes:
- the LOC131001394 gene encoding agamous-like MADS-box protein AGL104, which translates to MGRSKLPIKKIENTTNLQVTFSKRRYGLIKKAYEIAVLCDIDLTLIMLSPSGRLSHFSGRKRVEDVIYRYINLSDRDRGGIIANREQIVNTLTKIKTEKDLAMQSAATPGSDTEEIQKEILDLQRQLEKAQDELRVFEPDLDKFTTLGDFEKSEVQLKEGLRRVMQRKRNLFNKVGQQSSYQDTYREINTVVQYLTEAQTHGAKPLLENEDDQGIELSNIEHVNFGSDACSANLRKQSSPTMYESVSQTSGNENAQTVEGCSNNVLSDDAFQQFHSSKNHYTSLLQPDNSTHFKDVLEGSNETLAALDEHTMFLPSQCHQQPSSELHL; encoded by the exons ATGGGACGGAGCAAACTCCCGATCAAGAAAATCGAGAACACCACCAATCTCCAAGTCACCTTCTCCAAACGTCGATATGGCCTCATTAAAAAGGCCTATGAAATTGCAGTTCTATGTGACATTGATCTCACTTTGATTATGCTCTCCCCTTCCGGTAGACTCAGCCATTTTTCCGGTAGGAAAag AGTTGAGGATGTCATATATCGTTACATTAATCTCTCCGATCGTGACAGAGGAGG GATTATTGCAAATAGAGAG CAAATAGTAAACACATTAACgaaaataaaaactgaaaaggATCTTGCTATGCAAAG tgCCGCAACTCCTGGCTCTGATACTGag GAAATACAGAAAGAGATTCTAGATTTGCAAAGACAACTCGAGAAAGCTCAAGATGAACTTAG AGTGTTCGAACCAGATTTAGACAAGTTTACAACTCTAGGAGACTTCGAAAAATCCGAAGTGCAACTTAAGGAAGGCCTACGCCGCGTTATGCAAAGAAAG AGAAACCTCTTCAACAAAGTGGGGCAGCAATCTAGTTATCAAGACACGTATAGG GAAATAAATACAGTTGTTCAATATTTAACTGAAGCACAAACACATGGAGCAAAACCCTTGCTCGAGAACGAGGATGATCAAGGAATCGAGCTCAGCAATATTGAGCACGTGAATTTTGGATCGGATGCGTGTTCTGCCAATCTAAG GAAGCAATCATCACCAACGATGTATGAGTCCGTTTCTCAGACAAGTGGAAACGAGAATGCCCAAACTGTGGAAGGATGTTCCAACAATGTTCTAAGCGATGATGCTTTTCAACAGTTTCATTCCTCAAAGAATCACTACACATCTTTACTGCAACCAGACAACTCTACTCATTTCAAG GACGTTCTGGAAGGTTCGAATGAAACCCTAGCCGCACTAGACGAACATACGATGTTCTTACCATCACAATGCCACCAGCAACCCTCAAGTGAACTTCATCTGTAA